In a genomic window of Paraburkholderia phenazinium:
- a CDS encoding DUF2471 family protein, with amino-acid sequence MNELTTHHADHGLAALRFQTAARDLEHIVQSIAARYIVQQVPLTWRLLHAIEAEALADLGFASRHDALMLGLFQRPSALPYPETDEPVDFGASNALPAVFAFAVAVYEHAYRKAAQAAPRANVRRRARAWGG; translated from the coding sequence ATGAACGAACTGACAACCCACCACGCCGACCACGGCCTGGCTGCGCTGCGCTTCCAGACCGCGGCGCGCGATCTCGAACACATCGTCCAAAGCATCGCCGCGCGGTATATCGTGCAACAAGTTCCGCTAACGTGGCGGCTTCTGCACGCCATTGAGGCGGAGGCCCTCGCCGACCTCGGATTCGCCAGCCGCCACGACGCGCTCATGCTCGGACTGTTTCAGCGCCCCTCGGCACTGCCGTATCCGGAGACGGACGAGCCGGTGGATTTCGGCGCGTCAAATGCACTGCCGGCGGTGTTCGCGTTCGCTGTTGCCGTTTACGAGCACGCGTATCGCAAGGCGGCGCAGGCCGCGCCGCGAGCGAATGTACGCCGGCGTGCGCGGGCTTGGGGAGGGTGA
- a CDS encoding glycine C-acetyltransferase: MREPYLAHLRSTLEQIRADGFYKTERVIASPQSAGVRLANGTNVLNFCANNYLGLADDARLIEAAKDGLDRDGFGMASVRFICGTQTVHKELEQALAAFLQTDDCILYSSCFDANGGLFETLLDESDAIISDELNHASIIDGVRLSKAKRFRYKNNDLADLEAKLKEADAAGARFKLIATDGVFSMDGIIADLAGICDLADRYGALVMVDDSHAVGFIGEHGRGTPEHCGVLSRVDIITGTLGKALGGASGGYVAARKEVVELLRQRSRPYLFSNTLTPSIAAASLKVLELLASAEGAELRARVRTNGAHFRSKMSALGFTLVPGEHPIIPVMLGDAQLASRMAEELLKEGVYVIGFSFPVVPKGRARIRTQMSAAHTPEQIDRAVDAFARVGRSLGII, translated from the coding sequence ATGCGTGAACCCTACCTCGCCCATCTGCGCAGCACGCTCGAGCAGATCCGCGCCGACGGCTTTTACAAGACTGAGCGCGTGATCGCGAGTCCGCAATCGGCCGGCGTGCGGCTCGCCAACGGCACGAACGTACTGAACTTCTGCGCCAACAATTATCTGGGCCTCGCTGACGACGCGCGGCTGATCGAGGCCGCCAAAGACGGGCTCGATCGCGACGGCTTCGGCATGGCGTCGGTGCGTTTCATCTGCGGTACGCAGACGGTGCACAAGGAACTGGAGCAGGCGCTCGCCGCGTTCCTGCAGACTGACGACTGCATTCTCTACTCGAGCTGTTTCGACGCGAACGGCGGGCTGTTCGAAACGCTGCTCGACGAATCCGACGCGATCATCAGCGACGAGCTGAATCACGCCAGCATCATCGACGGCGTGCGGCTGTCGAAGGCGAAGCGCTTTCGCTACAAGAACAACGATCTCGCCGACCTCGAAGCCAAGCTGAAAGAAGCCGACGCGGCCGGCGCGCGCTTCAAGCTGATCGCGACAGATGGCGTATTTTCGATGGACGGCATCATCGCCGACCTCGCCGGCATCTGCGATCTGGCCGATCGCTACGGCGCGCTGGTCATGGTCGACGATTCGCATGCGGTCGGCTTTATCGGCGAGCACGGTCGTGGCACGCCGGAGCATTGCGGCGTGCTTTCGCGCGTCGACATCATTACCGGCACGCTCGGCAAGGCGCTCGGTGGGGCATCGGGCGGCTACGTGGCCGCGCGCAAGGAAGTCGTCGAACTGCTGCGGCAACGCTCGCGCCCGTATCTGTTCTCGAACACGCTCACGCCGAGCATCGCAGCGGCTTCGCTCAAAGTCCTCGAGCTGCTGGCGAGTGCTGAAGGCGCGGAATTGCGTGCTCGCGTGCGGACCAATGGCGCGCATTTTCGCAGCAAGATGAGCGCGCTCGGTTTCACGCTCGTTCCGGGCGAACATCCCATCATCCCGGTGATGCTTGGCGACGCGCAACTTGCCTCGCGCATGGCGGAAGAGCTCCTGAAAGAAGGTGTCTACGTTATCGGCTTCTCGTTCCCGGTGGTGCCGAAGGGGCGCGCGCGCATTCGCACGCAGATGAGCGCCGCGCATACGCCTGAACAGATTGACCGCGCTGTGGACGCATTCGCGCGCGTGGGCCGTTCGCTCGGCATCATTTAA
- a CDS encoding helix-turn-helix domain-containing protein, with protein sequence MASSGTRRAAASAAPTLAQTVAAPPRVGEQIQRLRSERRMTLDDLSRAAGVSKSMLSEIERDKANPTIAVAWRLTNALGVSLDSLFAQQKAPEAIAVSGPHEIPTLSGHDAKYQLRVWGPIELAGKFEWYELTLQPGGALVSNAHEPGTREHLTVLHGSIEIEAAGTTKRLKAADTARYVADEAHAIRNAGKSEAKALLVVIHG encoded by the coding sequence ATGGCAAGTTCGGGCACCCGGCGCGCAGCAGCCAGCGCTGCACCCACTCTAGCCCAAACCGTCGCGGCACCGCCGCGGGTGGGCGAACAGATTCAGCGGCTGCGCAGCGAGCGCCGCATGACGCTCGACGATCTGTCGCGCGCGGCGGGCGTGTCGAAGTCGATGCTGTCGGAAATCGAGCGCGACAAGGCCAATCCGACTATCGCGGTTGCGTGGCGCCTGACCAATGCACTGGGTGTCAGTCTCGATTCGCTGTTCGCGCAGCAAAAGGCACCGGAGGCGATCGCCGTGTCGGGGCCGCACGAGATTCCGACGCTAAGCGGGCACGACGCTAAATATCAGTTGCGGGTGTGGGGGCCGATCGAGTTGGCCGGCAAATTCGAATGGTATGAGCTGACGCTGCAGCCGGGTGGCGCGCTCGTGTCCAACGCGCACGAACCCGGCACGCGTGAACATTTGACGGTGTTGCACGGCTCGATCGAAATCGAGGCGGCCGGGACCACCAAGCGCCTGAAGGCGGCAGACACGGCGCGCTACGTGGCCGACGAAGCGCACGCGATCCGCAATGCCGGCAAGAGCGAAGCCAAGGCATTGCTTGTGGTGATTCACGGCTAA